The segment GGCTAACGAACACGAGTGGGTTCTGAGTGGACGCCATCTCAAAGCGCAGCTCGTTAGCGCTCCTGTTAGCGCTCGAGAAGGCGGCCTTCCTCTTAGTCCTGGgctggggggaggggagggggaacGCCACTGGGGCTCTGTgcagggggggggaggggaggggaaacGCCACTGGGGCTCTGTGTGAAGGCGTGGAGGCGTCTCTGGCAGCGGCGGCCAAGGAGGAGCCCAGTTTGGCCAACGCCACGGGGATCTCCTCCAGCGACTCGGCAGAGTCCGAGTGGTACTCAGCAGGGGGGCCGGCGGCCTGAACGGGGGCCGAGGAGGGGGCCAATGGGGGCAGGGACGCCCTCAGAGGGAATGCTGGGAAAGGTAGTCTCTGAGCCAGGGACACAGTGGACACAGCCCCGGTCTCTGCtggacaacaacaacacagacacacagaaatcaGAGACACAGAAATCAGAGACGCAGGAATCAGACACAAGAACGCTGCTCCCTCACGGGAAGGGCTGTCTCTGAGAGAGAGTgggtgggtgtatgtgtgtctctgtctctgtgtgtgtgtgtgtgtgtgtgtgtgtgtgtgtgtctgtctctctgtgtgtgtgtgtgtgtgtctgtctctctgtgtgtgtgtgtatatgtgtgtatctctgtgtgtgtgtgtgtctgtctctctgtgtgtgtatctgtgtgtgtgtgtgtctctgtgtgtgtgtgtgtgtgtgtgtgtgtacctggggGGGGTGCTGAGCTTGGGCAGTGCTCTCTGCTAACCTCCGCTGGAATTTTACgaacctttttcttctttttctgtaaGAAACAAAAATCCTCCAATCAGGAGGGAGCGTTCATGTGTGATGTCACATTAAGAACCAGAAGTAAACAACCTGCATCTTTCTACCTCTAGACAttaacaactttttaaaaggtcTATGTATGCTACCTGTGTGCACCTGTGTGCGacggtgtatgtgtgtgtgtgttacctgtgtgcgacggtgtgtgtgtgtgtgttacctgtgtgcgacggtgtgtgtgtgctgctgtgtgtagCTCTGTAGACGTCAGGGGCGGAGCTTCTTCCTCCATGACGGGACTAGACATGGTCCTCACTCTGCCGTTAGCCAggaacctgacacacacacacacacacacacacacacacacacagacagacagacgcacagacagacacacacacacacacacacacagacacacagacgcacagacagacacacacacacacacacacacacacttcactgaGTTATGGCAGCATTGTtaagtgtaaataataaaagttGCAGCTTAATCAGAATATTGTCTGTTTTTCATAATAAGACGCAGTAACTAGAATATTATGGGATGTAAACGCAGTCACTGAGTCTTCCTATAGAGAGAAGTTAGCTTTCTCTACAGTCCGTTGTTCCCTGTGTCCTCAgctgtttaaataaagtttcaCTCAGTCTCTCCCAGCAGCTCAGCTGCAGTGTTCAGTTAtttatggacaca is part of the Sander vitreus isolate 19-12246 unplaced genomic scaffold, sanVit1 ctg635_0, whole genome shotgun sequence genome and harbors:
- the LOC144514640 gene encoding palmitoyltransferase ZDHHC1-like, giving the protein MSSPVMEEEAPPLTSTELHTAAHTHRRTQKKKKKVRKIPAEVSREHCPSSAPPPAETGAVSTVSLAQRLPFPAFPLRASLPPLAPSSAPVQAAGPPAEYHSDSAESLEEIPVALAKLGSSLAAAARDASTPSHRAPVAFPLPSPPLHRAPVAFPLPSPQPRTKRKAAFSSANRSANELRFEMASTQNPLVFVSRASGEEGLGRRQAGTRPASRGLLGSDL